A stretch of DNA from Rheinheimera sp. MMS21-TC3:
GATAGAAATGAAAGCGAGACATCCGTAATAATTTACGCGAGGTTTCATTGTCAGCACCAAATTGTGTTGCCATTTGCTGTAATGATAAAGGAGCAATAAAGCGGACTAATGAGTGACGACCAGATATTAAGACTATTAATAGTTTAGCTAGCCAGTTAGGAGAATGTGCTGCACCTAATAACCATTTAATGCTATTTTCTTTACCTGGAGCACGGCCCCAGAGGATAGAAACAGGGATTATTTGGGCGTTTAGACTAGGATTTTTTAGGTGGCTGTCTAATAAAGCTAAGCCTTGTTGCAGCGCTTTTGTAGTGCCTCGCTTTAAAAATAATGAGTGAGGTTTCTCTAAAAATAAGGTTCGAAAGTGCTTAACGCCATCAAGCATAATGTAGGATGCTGGATCAGGTAGTTGTAACTTTTTACATACCTGTTTTAATGCTGCTAAGTCTGATGCAGATTCAGTTGGACAAATATAAAATACCGGCTGTGCGGTATCAAGTTTCAGCTCATCAACTGGCTGCTCAGGCACTACTTTGTACTTCAGCAGCAAGCGTAAAGGCCACTTTAACAAGGCTGCAAACAATTTAACCGAACAGAACATAATACTATTATCCTCAAAAATCCGGCGCGTAGCATACCACGACAAGGGTGAAGGTGAAATTAGCGATTAATACCTAGGCTTGCAATTGCATCTTGCCTGTATATACTAACAGTATCAACTGTATAGGTAGCCAGCATTATGAGACCATTAACGCCACGTCAGACTGAAGTTTTGCAACTGATTAAAGATTATCAGATAAAAACCGGTATGCCGCCAACACGAGCAGAAATTGCTCAACAGCTTGGCTTTAAATCGGCTAACGCTGCAGAAGAGCATTTGAAAGCCTTAGCTAAAAAAGGGGCGATAGAAATGTTGCCTGGTACATCACGCGGTATCCGTTTATTAGGCGAAGAAGAACCAGAGCAACTAGGTTTACCTTTAGTTGGTAAAGTAGCAGCAGGCCAGCCAATTTTAGCTGCTGAACATGTGCAACAGCATTATCAAATAGACGCGACTATGTTTAAACCAGCTGCAGATTTTTTGCTACAAGTTCAAGGTATGAGTATGCAAGATATAGGCATCTTAGATGGTGATTTGCTAGCCGTTCATAAGACCAGCCAAGTTGAAACCGGCCAAGTTATAGTGGCAAGGGTAGATGATGAAGTGACGGTAAAACGATTTCAGCGTGATGGCCATACCGTATTTTTGCACCCAGAAAATGAAGATTTTTCTGTTATCAAGGTAGACTTGCGCCAGCAGCACTTTGCAATAGAAGGATTAGCTGTAGGCGTTATCCGCAAAGGCGGTTGGCTGTAAAATGTACTAAGCTCAACAGCTTATTTTTCATAAGCACTGGTATGACCATTAAGGTTTGCCGGTGCTTTTTTCGTTTTGGGGTTTACAGTTTGCGATCTATGAACAATTCTTAGTCTGCAACTGATTAAAACTAAAATAAGATCAGTGTGGTTTCAGCGCTAGCCTCGAAACCGAAATAAAAATAATAATAATGTACTAATGAAGCTTGAAACATAGATTTGGTGTGGTTATGAATTAGCCGAGAAGTGCTGTGTACTGAGTTTCTGCAGTTTGCTTTGCAAAATGACAGAGGAGAAGTCCAGTGACGAAACTGAGTAGTCTTCGTTGGTCGCTGCCAGCCCTGCTATGCACAGCGTCAGTTAACGCAACCACTATGCCTTTAAATATGACTAAAGGTGTGTCAGATATCAGTATGCAAGTTTATAACCTGCATATGACGATTTTCTGGATATGTTGCGCTATAGGTGGCGTAGTGTTTAGCTTGATGTTTTGGTCTATTTTTCGACATAGAAAATCGCGCGGCGTAACACCAGCTCAATTCCATGAAAGTACCAAAGTTGAAATAATTTGGACCTCTATACCGGTCGTTATTTTAATTCTTATGGCAATTCCCGCCACTAAAACCTTGATTGCAATGGAAGATACCACTGAAGCGGATATCACAGTGTTAATTACTGGTTCGCAATGGAAGTGGCATTATGAGTTTTTGGATCATGACGTAGCCTATTATTCCTTACTGGCAACACCTAAAGAACAAATTAATAATCGTTTTAATAAAGAAGAAAATTACTTACTTGAGGTCGACCGACCTTTAGTTATTCCTACCAATAAAAAAGTCCGCTTTTTAATGACATCTGACGATGTTATTCATTCATGGTGGTTACCCGCTTTTGCCATTAAAAAAGATGCTAACCCTGGCTTTATTAATGAGACTTGGACTCGGGTAGAAGAGCCGGGAATTTATCGTGGCCAATGCGCCGAGTTGTGCGGTAAAGATCATGGTTTTATGCCAATAGTGGTTATAGCTAAAACACCAGAAGACTTTGCTATTTGGCTAGCAGAAGAAGAAAAACGAAATGCTGAAGCCAGAGCTGAAGAGCAAGAGCTATTAGCTATGAATATGTCATTAGAAGAACTAATGACAGTAGGCGAGCGTACTTATATTGGCCATTGCTCAGCATGCCATCAAGCCAGCGGCGAAGGTTTACCGGGCATCTTTCCTGCTTTAAAGGGCAGTAA
This window harbors:
- the coxB gene encoding cytochrome c oxidase subunit II gives rise to the protein MTKLSSLRWSLPALLCTASVNATTMPLNMTKGVSDISMQVYNLHMTIFWICCAIGGVVFSLMFWSIFRHRKSRGVTPAQFHESTKVEIIWTSIPVVILILMAIPATKTLIAMEDTTEADITVLITGSQWKWHYEFLDHDVAYYSLLATPKEQINNRFNKEENYLLEVDRPLVIPTNKKVRFLMTSDDVIHSWWLPAFAIKKDANPGFINETWTRVEEPGIYRGQCAELCGKDHGFMPIVVIAKTPEDFAIWLAEEEKRNAEARAEEQELLAMNMSLEELMTVGERTYIGHCSACHQASGEGLPGIFPALKGSKMVQQDMAGHINMVLHGSSGTAMQAFAKQLSLKEIAAVITYERNAWGNNTGELVQAADVHAVLQGKGD
- the lexA gene encoding transcriptional repressor LexA, with the translated sequence MRPLTPRQTEVLQLIKDYQIKTGMPPTRAEIAQQLGFKSANAAEEHLKALAKKGAIEMLPGTSRGIRLLGEEEPEQLGLPLVGKVAAGQPILAAEHVQQHYQIDATMFKPAADFLLQVQGMSMQDIGILDGDLLAVHKTSQVETGQVIVARVDDEVTVKRFQRDGHTVFLHPENEDFSVIKVDLRQQHFAIEGLAVGVIRKGGWL